Genomic segment of Saccopteryx bilineata isolate mSacBil1 chromosome 9, mSacBil1_pri_phased_curated, whole genome shotgun sequence:
TGGCAAACGTGAACACAGGCAGGAGggccccaccccccgcccctccaCGGCGTGTGCACGTGGAAGGCTTCCTGGGGGAAGAAGGAACGGTCCAGCCAGGCAGGCTGGGGCAGCAAGTGGGCCCAGGCTCTGGCttgaggagggggtggggctaGGGGTCTCTGGCAGGTGATGAGACCCTAAGAGAAGCAAAGAAATGCTGGCGTGAGGTCTGCTAAAGGAGGACCCTCTCTTCCTCAGGTCTACCATCTCCGTGGGGGCCCTGGGACAGTCCAAATGTCCCTCTGCAGGtgatgaaactgaggcctggGGTGGGTTCGGGAGCTGCCCGAGGCCACGCAGCGAGGTGACGGGAGAGGCTCCTGTCCACAGGGAGCTTCTCCCACGGGCAGGGCGACGCCCTGTGCCCGGGAACTGAAGCCGCCGCAGCCCCCCAAGGCGGccctgggtggggaggaggaggaggagcacctGGCCTGTCCCTCCCACGGTCTAGCCCAGTGTCCCGGTTTCCTCTCTCAGGTCTAGCCCAGTGTCCCGGTTTCCTCTCTCAGGTTCACCGTCGGGTTACGGTCTGAACACCTGCTCCTGCCGAATGTGGCTGCCCAGTTTAGACAAATGCACATTTGGACTAAATGACGAGTTAAAACTGGCAGGTTCGGGCCTTCTGTGCCCCAGGGGAAGACCCTGAAGTTGAATTTGGGGAAGGACCCACAACCAAAGTTGTCCGGGCCTCAGGCCTTTCCAGAATGAGATGGGAGCTGTGGCCCCCCCTGCAGGGAGATGCCCGTGCGCCCATGCGGCCAGTCCCGTAAGGCGAGGAGAGGCCTTCCTGCACCCTGAGCCCCTGCGGGCCGAGCTAAGCAGCCTCTTTGGGCCCCCGCCTGGCTATCCCCACTCCCAGGACAACCGTGCATAAGGGAGGCTCAAAGCAGGACGAGCCCAGTTTAGGATAAAACTTTTTTTGTTCTTCTAATAGAGGAACCAAGAAAGTATCCCGGCAAAAGGAGAAGTGTGTTGTTATGGTCCCCGGACACGTACCCCACCAATGTCCCCAACTGAGTGTGCCCACTCTCTCTGAAAAGCCACAAACATTCCAAGGCTGGACTTCGAATGAATCATCTCAAATTCTCCGAACTCCGCTGGTCTAGGGAAGGATGGGAAGACAAGGTGACGGAAGGTGGGGCAAGATCCCCAAAGAAGTTAAATAGGTCGCCTCCACCCTCGGCTCTCATCCTGTCTCCCCGAGCAGAGGGACCCACACGCAGACACCGTCGCCTGGGCTCCTGGTACCATGACCCCACTGAAGGTGCTGTTCCTGGTCACCCTCCTCCTGGGGGCTTTCCTGCAGGAAACCCGTGCaggtgagagcagaggagaggacgggctgggcactgaggccacagcagacacacacACGTGTTTGTGTGTTATCTGCGCCTCGTTTATTCCTGCAAAGATGTGCGAGGTCGGCAGCATAGGATGTTGAGGGAGGCATTCAGAGGAGCATAATGATGAGGGTGATAAAGGCCATGAAGTTgatgaggagagggaggaagaggaggcccaGTACCTCGGGATTGGTGTGGGGAAAAACACATGCGCCCACACCTCAAACTCCAATGGGTGTGAGGCAGTGACTGGGGTTGCATTTTGGCAGCGAAAAGTGAAAAGTTCTCAAAACTATTTGCCAGTGTATGTGTTATGAATGAGTCTTCATATCTTCATATCCTTTCccagaggatgtggaaaaaagcaACTCTCCCATTCAGTTGGGAGAGGAAGGCTGAAATCAGGCGCAAAGCTGGGGAGTGACCACCTGGCAACCCAAGGGCGGTCTCTGAGGTCACCTTCTGGGCGGGGCCACCTTCACAGTGGGCTGCACGTTTGCTCTCGTTCCTGGGGGATGGTGGGCCTGCTAAGCTctgagagtgagacagacaggtGACAGCCCCCGGACACCCAGAGGGCAGCCAGGGCATCTTAGTAAACAGGCTAGTCTGTCTCCCGTTTGTCTTCTTGCAAGTGTTGGATATTTGTTGTTGTGcggagatgaggaaactgagccatgGAATAGTGTCTTGACACCGTGGACCTcggttttatcatctgtaaaatggggtttcTTCCGGAGTGCCGTCAGGACTGCCACCTGCTGCTGGGGAAGCCTCAGCCTGAAGGCTGGTCCAGGGTGCACGCGTGCTGATTCGGGGCGGTACTGAgtgtgcacagacacacacacacacagacacacacacacagacatatgaGGACACattcatgcacacatacacaaaccctccatgcacacacacacacagacatatgaAGACACatttatagacacacacacacacacaacctcctAAAGCCCAGAGATATCAAGCACACAAATGTGCACATCACAGACACACACGTGACACCCCCCACATGATACACTCACAGATCCCTCCAaaagcacaaacacacacaaacccaTCCCAAACGTGGGCCCACCCCTTTATGCACACATGAATGTGCATGTGCCGTCAGACACACCATGGACCCTCCCCATAGCCACAGACCCTCTCGAACACCTGCTCCCATGTCTTCCTTCGTAGCCCGGGGGACTAATGTGGGCCAGGAGTGTTGCATGGAGTACTTCAGAGGAGCCATTCCTTTCAAAAAGCTGGTGACATGGCACTGGACCTCAGAGGACTGCCCCAGGAGAGCCCTTGTGTGAGtctgcccttccctcccccaccctgatcCTGGGGGCTGAGTGTGGGAGTGGGAGGTCCTGGAGCTCCCAGAGGGGCCACTGGGAAGAGAGAACATGGCCTTTGTCACCCCTCCTTCACCTGGCCCTGCCCTGTACCCCACTCTGCAATGCCCAAAGGCCCAGGCTGTGAGGCCCACCCTCTTCATTGATTCATGGAGAAACACTGAGGCCCTGAGCGAGATGAAACAGCCCCGTGTCACACGGGCAGTCAGTCAGTCCCTTCCCCTGGCCTGGGCCTGAGCCAGCCCCGGGGGGCTCTGAGCACCAGGTTTCTCCTGTGCACCCCGACCTCCCAGGCTCTAGGGGGGCTGGGCAGGATGCggtgggtgggggcagaggtTCTAGGGCCCAGGTGTCTGGGAGGGTCAGGAGTCACAGAGGACAACGCCCATGCCCCAGATTTCCCACTGAGGCCAGGTGACTTCATTCTGGTTGGTGCAGAACGAGGCTGCCCAGGGCTCTGCTGGGCCTTCCCACGCTGACGCCCCGACGGTCCTCTCCCTGTGTAGGTTTGTCACCGCCCGGGGCAGGTCCATCTGCGTGAACCCCCAGGACGCCAGGGTCAGGAAGGCAGTCAAATACTTGCAAACCGTGCGGCCTTGAGATCTCCCGGGATCATCTGGAAACTTCCGATGGCCTCAGTGTTCGCTACCCCAACCCCCAGCTGCCCGGGACCGGTGGGGACCCCACAAAGGGGAGCCCTGTCCTCATTTCCGAACTGGAACCCCGGCCTAGAAAGTCCCCAATTAAAGTCTCTCTTCCTCAGTCTGGGTCAGCACACTCTGTCCACCCCAGGCGGTCACCCGGAGGGGCCCTCGGAGAACATCTGCCCTGCCCTCGACCGGGACAAAAAAAACCCGAGCCTTAGAGGGGGTGTGGGCAGGCCCTGGTGGGAGGCCGGGCAGGGTGGGCCCGAGGGGGTCTGCGGGAagagcagagcagggctgggcaaGAAGCTGACGCTACCGGGTGTAACTGTCCAAACCAATCCCCCAAGTGTGTGAGTTCCCACCCGGCATAACTTCGCAGCAGCTGGAAACGGTTCTAGTAGCTTCCTCTCCCTCCACACGACTGACCGCTGGCTGGATAGTCACAAAGCCTCCTTTGCCACAATCAAGGTACTTCCTGCAGGCCCGGCCCCTCTGTGGGGCTCTCCCTCCAGCTGGTCAGCCTGCGCCCCTGGAAACCGTTACAATGGAGTGCGGGGTCTGACTTTGCTCTTCAATGAGAGCCCTCAGCCTGGAGCAGGGTCTCGCTGGGTGGCTCTCACTGGGCACTCGGGTCCTCTCGCTCGGTTCAGATTTGTTCTCTGGGAGCAGGGCTGACGGCCCTCTTCCTCTTCAATGGTCACTGAGGTCTGCTCTCGGCTCCCGGAGGTCGCTCGCAGTTCCGTGCCCGCTGTCCCCCCacaacacagcagccagagaaAGCCACAGTACAAATTCTTGGTTCTCTAGGTCTTTTAAAGGGACCAACGCTTACATCAGGCCCACTCAGGATGATCTCCCTGTTCACTGAAGGTCTGTTAGGAACCCACATCTGCCAAGTCCCCTCGCTTCTGCCACATAATGTAACCTCACCACAGTGGTGAGGTCCCATCGTGCTCACAGGTCCTGCTCAAATGCAAGGCAGGGCATTCGCAAGGGCACAGGGCTCTGGGGGTCATCTTAGAACTGctcaccacagggcctttgcagtCAAACTAGAGTCTAGCCATGCCCATAACTGAAATATACCAGCAGGAACCAGGATAGCAAATGCAAACAGACAGCCTAGTTCCCAGGACTAAGAACACAGAACACTTTTATTTATGGGTAACATATAAAATCCAGTCTCTCAGATCCACCCCGAGCAGTGTGGGTGGGTAACAAGAGCCGAGGGCCTCCTGCTCAGAGATGTTCTGTGTGTTCACCCTTCTGTCCTGCTTCCTCCACATTCTCATCACCCTGAACTCCTGTGAAGAAGATGGAGGGAGGACCGGTCCCTAAGTGGAGCACTGGCCCCGTCTGTGCGTGACACAGGTCTCTCCAAAAGACAAAGTTCTGTGGTCCAAGTGAGCTTGGCTGGCTGTcagacatcacacacacacacagcccctctcCACAACTGACACACGGAAGCACTCAGGTTTACTAACTGCAGAGGAAGAGAACACAGAAGCAATACGCTAGAACACGCGCTCGGAGTGTGACGGTCACACTTTGACAGCGGGAGAGATCTCGTCAGGACACGTTCCGCTTCCCTAACACTGGGTGAAGAAACCGGCCTGGCCAGGGTGGCTGCGCCCCATGACACCCCGGCCCTTTGATCCACAGCATCACTGCCCAGCCTGCACCCCACGGCCACTCGGCACCCTCCCTGCAGAGGGCGCTCCAGCAGAGAGGGAGCAAATCCAGAGCCGGGACCTGAGGGCGGCAGCGGGCCGAGGCGCAGGGGTCCCGGCTGGGCCCCTAGGCATCGTTGAGATTGCTATGGCTCAGGAGCACCTGCTCCCCAGGTTTGAAGGCTGGCATCCCGAGGTAGGGGCAGCTGGCGCAGCGGAAAGCATCGCCCAGGTAGCACTGTTGAGAGAACAGACAACCACACCGGGAAGTTAGCCcagaggcaggggcagaggcagaggccagaagAACGGGAACCCTAACTTCATACGGCCACACTGGCCCGAGGGAATGGCTGGGCGCACCTGTAGGGCCAGTGGGGACCCAAACACTAAGTCTTTAAGATCTGGTTGCAGGAACACAGCGGTTTAGAGAGGCTCCCTGGGAAGCCCTATTTCTATCTTCTCAGCAGGTCCACTCACAGTCAAGCTCAGCCAGACAGCTGAGTAGCCTCAGGTCCACAGGAAGTAGGAAGACGGGGACAAAAAGAAGGCACCAGAGCCACTGCCTGGGCACGAGCATGCCAACCCTCCCTTAAGAGGTCAACTCGCTCCCCCATGGCGACCCACATCCGAGTTCTCATGTATCCACCTGTTATTAAAATACAGGGGCAGTGAGTTCCACACAGCAGGAGCTGGTCTGTGCGTAGTGTGGGGTGACGCCCGATACCCCAAGGGGCGTGGGCACTGGGTAAGATATTTACGTTTCCACAAGCCGACTTGGGCTGGGAGCTCATCTGTTCCTTGGACTTCTCTTTCTCCAGTTCTTCGGCAAGGCCACACGTGCTGGGGGAAACCAGTAGCTGGTGAGTGAGGCTGGCCACCACCCAGACTCCCAATTACGGACATGCCGAAATGTGCTCGAGGACGTTTCTCTTCACACCGGGGTGTCCTCGCTCCAATGCCTACGGGCCAGGCGGGTAACACAAATGCCGAGGCCGTGCCCAGAGGAGCCAGGCCCATCAGCCCTGTCTGTCTTATCTTCCCTGGGAGCCTCCATGGACGTGGAGTGTTGATCCTCCCTTGCCTAGTCCGGGCGGGGCTTACTAGTCAGTTCTTCCCAGCTCCACGATCCCCATGTGGGTGGTTACACTATCAGAAACGCCGGGAATGATTATCACAAAGTTGGGATGGGGACGCCTGGCTGGGAAGAGGGGCAGGCAGCCGAGGAACCCATGGTGGAGATGCTAAGGGACCAGAAACGTCTCTGACTCCTAACCTGGGGCCGTGCTGTCCACTTCACTACGTGATCATCGCACCCTCCGCAAGTGTGCCCGGTGTCTCAGCGAGACCCGTGCTGTCCTCGCAGCAGAGCACTGCGACGCCCCACCGGAGCCAGGCCTCCGGCAGCAGCACGCCGCTGCGCCCTGCACACTCACCAGTTCCTGCaggccttcctcttcttcccctctccacACGAAGGGGCCCGCAGCGAGGCCGGGTCGGGCTTCTCCCAGTCTTCCGGATCCAGCAGCTCGTCGGAGTCGATGAGGTCCTGGAGAGTGTGCAAGCAGTTAGGGACAGTCCTGGTCTGTGCTCGTGAAGAGCTGAGGCGGTCATGGCGAAGGGGGCCAGTCTATGCCATCGTGGAAGGAGGGCGCCCACCATCCTACTTCGGGTTGGCCCTTATGTTCCAGCTGAGCACCACGGGGAACTACGTGCCCACAGAAGAGGCTCCAGGTGAGAGGACTAGGAACTGGTTTACAATGAACACAGTCATGCATGGGAGCAGGGGGCAGGAACAGCAAAGAGAAGTTACGCAGGAGGGGCAGATGAAGGTATACAGCTGTGAGTGCGTAAAAGTTAATTCctatattactatttattaattgtttcattattttctacgtgaacaactgtaaacccatttttgccctaccctgtatatgAAGGGCTGTCAGGAGAAAAGGGGAATATTTTCACTAGAATTCCAGAGAAAAGGGCCATTTCTGTAACTCTGATGAACGTGTGAGCAATTCATCTGCAAGTCCTATTAGGGAGTTGACCCATGACCTGTTTTGCTCGCACTATAAATTTGACAGTTGTGGAAACGAAGAACTTTCTTATCGAAGCACTGATCAAAGATAAAGGAGTACATACTGCTTTTTATAAGTGACTGTCAATGACTCGCCCAAGGGAGCCACTGAAAATATTTCCACTGACAAACTCCCCATGAGAGTCTCTCATAGATCACATGAGGTAAGAACCAGAAAATCTGTGGGGAAAGACATGCTGAAAAGGAATTTAAAGGGCCACTCGTGGGGAGGTGCCTCTTATTCAAGAATGCTGGGGACAAGGACAGGCACAGCCACAATGCGGGCTTGAAATACTTCCACACCTACACGTCCTGGAGGCCACTCCAGACCACACACTTTCACACCCAGTGTGGGGCCTCAAGAAAGCGGTCAAGCGACCTCAGCGCCGACTCACCGTGCTCTCGTCCTCCATGTCATTGGCGGACAGCGTCCAGAGTCTGGCGGCTGCAGGGTCCACGGCAGGCTTCGCTGAGTCCgaccaacaaaagaaagagagctcTGCGAAGAAGCCTTACACAGACTAAAGCAAACAGGTGCTTTCCACCGAGACTCTGAGTGGGGAGCAAACTGGACTGAGAACCAGTCAAAGGCCTGGTTCAAGGCCCAGCTCTACCCCTTACAAAAGCCATGACCTGGGGCCAGTCCCTATGATAGTAACGGAAGCCACCATCCTTTAAACCCTTGCTTTGTAGCAGATACCATATGGAGCATTTTACCTACATCATCTGACTCAATCCTGCAACAACCTTAAGAGGGAGGTATCTGGCATCCTAATTTCAAAGATGAGAAAGCAGGTTTAGATCTTCGGGCCAGTTACACAAAGCCACAAATGCAATTCTGTCTAATGCTTTCACTTCCACTCCACATTGCTTTCCCCTCCTTATCTTAGTTTCCACCCTAGAACCTGGGGCCAGCGGGTCTCCCTCCACCTACTGCAGGGGACTGAAGATTAAACGGGAAACTCAAAAAGCATTGTGAAGAGCACAGCGTGAGCCTCACGTAAACCTGTTACATACAGGAAAACAAGCTCCAGGGCCCTGGGTGGCAGTTTAACACCAACCTCATACCCCCTCAGTTCCTCTATAGGCCCCGAGATGGTTAGGAACAGCTGGAAGGGGCTGACAGCCCCATTCAATGTGGGGCTGGTCCTCAAATgggcctagggcaggggtcgggaatctatggctcgcgagccagatgtggctcttttgatggctgcgtctggctcacagacaaatctttaataaaaataataatgttaaaaatataaaacattctcatgtattacaatccattcatttcctacccctCACgttcatggctgcgggaggctggagccaatcacagctgtcctccgggacaacaccaaattgttattggataatgtgtaatgtacacgggtcattgtatagctctcacggaattacattttaaaatatgatatgtcatggctctctcagccaaaaaggttcccaacccctggcctagggTAAGACTACCCCCTAGTGATCACATTCAGAACTGCATGCTCAGACCCTCTCAGGGCAAACCGCTCACCTAAACTATTCCCACCTCTCCTGGATATGAACCCAAGGATTAGGGTTCCAAAGGATTTCTTGAATGTAGGctggacattcaaaacagcagtGTGAACAGACCTATGAATTTTTGCGCACCTCACAGCTGGGACAACTTTGTCAACTCAGGCATTAAAAAACTAATCGGAAACACAAAGCGGAATGGGAGAGTAAAATTTTCTgagcagaagaaatatttttacaagTGTCTTAGGATCCTCAAAGAAAAGCCGACTTTACTGGCACAAAAGTAGAGGACACGTGGGAAGAGGAGCAGGGTACTCATATCTACAGTGACCACGACCATGACCACGAGGTCTTCTGAGGATAAATGTCAATATTCTGGGGCCTGAAAAGACTTCATAACAAAACCATTGACTCAGGCCTGTCAAAGCTGGAGGCCGCATGTCTCCCAGTGCAGAGGGGCTAAACTAGACAGTCTCTGGGCATCATTTCAGTTTGGGGCTGGAAAATGCCCAGGACAACAGCGTATTAAACATTCTTCCCTTTGGAAACGACAGACATGAAGGAAGGACTAATAATCCTCTAAAATACTAGCACCACCCCCACTCAGCTCACTGGCTCTATTTCTAAGGTGTCCTTCCGGGTCTACTGAGACAGACGAACGGCCGGTcttaccagaaggagaagactTCTTGGCAACAGAAAACTTAAGTTGACTAGAAGAACCCACTTCAAAGTTGGGTTTTTTGCC
This window contains:
- the CCL17 gene encoding C-C motif chemokine 17; the protein is MERDPHADTVAWAPGTMTPLKVLFLVTLLLGAFLQETRAARGTNVGQECCMEYFRGAIPFKKLVTWHWTSEDCPRRALVFVTARGRSICVNPQDARVRKAVKYLQTVRP